Proteins encoded by one window of Catharus ustulatus isolate bCatUst1 chromosome Z, bCatUst1.pri.v2, whole genome shotgun sequence:
- the LOC117011114 gene encoding endogenous retrovirus group K member 5 Gag polyprotein-like: MPVSEAAWTQTQQITPFYKPVPMEAQPSAVQTLIDWADIRMNLARDRACPMIDTGDIAMAVNYDAQGQNQIWERLNHEVVKDFIKAIRDNGLGSSYFKQLLKSTFNIYDLTPYDLRSFASLILTDTQALIWDSRWRRVLAELRTKYQGGPNAAPILVQLAGDPLEDNPTQQARLPHEVLADIKEAACKAVLQIAPAGMQNTIYTDIRQGASESFSSFTVRLTQAVDRQVTDEAAKSHLLKSLAFANANQECKRVISAIPGQPSLAEMVEACSKVGTPQRIASIVEERMERVLQVQNETLEKVLANFKKQKSSPEGQCYKCGNFGHFKKNCPQLAKPGKSSELCSRCRRGKHPASECYSLTDFDVKQLPILGNCKKSTNCQRTRIEVMVITQGTAASQTVQLLGNVSQTSSTGQLQASPAIQSYCHPEHNASQRENSLDKKE; encoded by the coding sequence ATGCCGGTGAGTGAAGCAGCgtggacacagacacagcagatAACTCCTTTCTACAAGCCAGTGCCTATGGAAGCACAGCCATCTGCAGTGCAGACATTAATAGATTGGGCAGATATAAGAATGAATCTGGCAAGAGATAGAGCATGTCCAATGATTGATACAGGGGACATCGCAATGGCAGTGAATTATGATGCCCAAGGGCAGAACCAAATATGGGAAAGATTGAATCACGAAGTAGTTAAAGATTTTATTAAAGCAATAAGAGACAATGGACTGGGATCTTCgtattttaaacaacttttaaaGAGTACTTTCAATATATATGATTTGACACCATATGATCTCAGGTCTTTCGCATCACTGATTCTTACAGACACACAGGCACTCATCTGGGACAGCAGATGGAGGAGGGTGCTTGCAGAGCTGAGAACGAAATATCAAGGTGGGCCAAATGCAGCTCCCATCTTGGTGCAGTTAGCAGGTGATCCACTGGAGGACAACCCAACCCAGCAAGCAAGACTTCCACACGAAGTGTTAGCAGACATAAAGGAAGCTGCATGTAAGGCAGTTCTACAGATTGCACCAGCAGGTATGCAAAACACAATTTATACAGATATCAGGCAAGGTGCTTCAGAGAGTTTTTCCTCATTCACAGTCAGGCTTACACAGGCAGTGGATAGGCAAGTGACTGATGAAGCAGCCAAATCACATTTGTTAAAGAGTCTTGCGTTTGCAAATGCCAATCAGGAATGCAAGAGAGTCATCAGTGCAATTCCTGGTCAACCCTCTTTAGCAGAGATGGTTGAGGCCTGCAGCAAAGTAGGCACACCACAGCGTATAGCATCAATTGTAGAAGAAAGGATGGAAAGGGTACTCCAAGTGCAAAATGAAACTCTTGAGAAGGTTCTTGCAAAtttcaaaaagcagaagagcTCCCCAGAGGGACAGTGTTATAAATGTGGAAATTTTggacattttaagaaaaattgtcCCCAGCTTGCAAAACCAGGCAAGTCATCAGAGCTTTGTTCAAGatgcagaagaggaaagcaTCCTGCAAGTGAGTGTTATTCACTGACAGATTTTGATGTAAAACAATTACCAATTCTGGGAAACTGCAAAAAGAGCACGAATTGTCAACGCACGAGGATAGAAGTAATGGTGATTACACAAGGAACAGCAGCATCACAAACAGTACAATTGTTGGGAAACGTCAGTCAGACTTCCTCTACAGGGCAATTGCAAGCATCCCCTGCGATCCAGAGTTATTGCCACCCGGAGCACAATGcaagtcagagagaaaattccttagataagaaagaatag